From the Candidatus Atribacteria bacterium genome, one window contains:
- a CDS encoding DUF2330 domain-containing protein has protein sequence MKKIFFVILIFIMLTFYLAPISLADGGFFTQLYRDIYEPNQLAMIVFDDMVEKIIFQIDYEGNAGDFAWVIPVPAYPKLFSVEDDIFYELHQLTLPPPPSSFGCGWGGGIPVPGLEDEDGVQVWEENQVGIYSTTTLSATDPNSLEKWLNDNGYAFPVEGQEILNYYIQKNWFFVAMKIQHEDTINNSENYSGAIQPIGIMFFSDDLVYPLKISTLSTPSWGTEVLIYVFSEERVTFPGAAEEYSKMITPNELKEYPILQGLIDEAFVLTKLRKNFSAEEMVEDLILIPTPEYIALGNIIDFNSPVGQFVLVVGIFVILLKIKKRDSS, from the coding sequence TTGAAAAAAATATTCTTTGTGATTTTAATTTTTATCATGTTAACTTTCTATTTAGCTCCGATTTCTTTGGCTGATGGTGGTTTTTTTACCCAGTTATATAGAGATATATATGAACCCAATCAGTTAGCAATGATTGTCTTTGATGATATGGTGGAGAAGATCATTTTTCAGATAGATTATGAAGGAAATGCAGGGGATTTTGCTTGGGTTATTCCGGTGCCAGCTTATCCCAAATTATTCTCCGTTGAAGATGATATATTTTATGAATTACATCAGTTAACTCTACCTCCCCCTCCTTCGAGTTTTGGTTGTGGGTGGGGAGGAGGTATCCCGGTTCCTGGTTTAGAAGATGAAGACGGAGTACAAGTTTGGGAAGAAAATCAGGTGGGAATTTATTCCACCACTACCTTATCTGCCACTGATCCAAATAGTTTAGAGAAATGGTTAAATGATAATGGTTATGCTTTTCCAGTAGAAGGCCAAGAGATATTGAATTATTATATACAAAAAAATTGGTTTTTTGTGGCTATGAAAATTCAACACGAAGATACAATAAATAACTCTGAGAACTATTCCGGTGCTATTCAACCCATAGGTATAATGTTCTTTTCCGATGACCTGGTCTATCCTTTAAAAATCAGTACACTAAGCACACCATCATGGGGAACTGAAGTATTGATCTATGTTTTTTCTGAGGAAAGAGTAACTTTTCCTGGAGCAGCGGAAGAATATAGTAAAATGATTACTCCAAATGAATTAAAGGAATATCCCATTTTACAGGGCTTGATAGATGAAGCCTTTGTTCTAACAAAACTGAGAAAAAATTTTAGCGCTGAAGAAATGGTGGAAGATTTAATATTGATTCCCACTCCCGAATATATTGCTTTGGGGAATATAATAGATTTCAATTCCCCGGTAGGACAATTTGTTTTGGTCGTAGGAATTTTTGTTATTTTATTGAAGATAAAAAAGAGGGATTCTTCTTAA